Below is a window of Cytophaga hutchinsonii ATCC 33406 DNA.
AGGGAGCTTTTATTTCTTCCAATGACGCGGACACCATTCGTTCTTCAACATATGCCTTTTATCTCATGAAGTTTAATGCATCAGGTACCTACCTCTGGCTAAAATCTTCCAAAGGAAAAAACGGCGGCTCGCGTGCCGAAGGTAAAGATCTGTGGCAGGATACAAACGGCAATATTTTTCTCACAGGTAATGTGACCGATACTGTATTTGTTCAATCAGATACCTTAACCTTTGCTACAGGCACCTCAGGTATTTTTATTTCTAAATTTAATTCCAGCGGAAAACTCACCTGGCTCAAAAAAGAACGTGCAGCACATGTAAATACGATTGAACTTGAAAAAAGCCAGAAATTTTTCCTGCTGGGCGGAGATTATAAAAACAATAACAAATTAGACACAACAACATTAACAACGGCTGCCAGCTATGGCGGGTATGTTGCGCGCTACGATACAGCTGGTGTCATGCAGTGGGTGAAAACCCTTACTGTTCCAGCGGCAGATTCTGCAGCAGTTGTATTCGGCATAACGGGAGATACAGACGGAAGCGTATATGCAACCGGTATCTTCGGAAAAAAAACATCTTCCGGTGCCGTGCTTACTGCAGGTTCTAAAAGCATTACAGCAAGCCCGGGTTTTACTTTTTATGTAGCCAAATACAAACAGGACGGCACCACACAATGGCTGCAATCTTATGCCAATGGAAAAACAGATGCCGGTACAGATATTGTCGCATACGATTCTTCACAGGTATTCATCACCGGATATTTTAATACGTCCATGCGCATTGACAGCTCGGTTGTAAGTAACAGCAGCGTAGGTCTGAACGCTTTTGTTGCACGCATCGATGCCTGTCCGTTTTTCAGCGCAACGGTTAAAACACCTGCGTCGGTTGTAGCCTGTAAAAAAGATTCGATACTGCTTCAAGCCGTTACAGGATCAGGGCTAATCTATCAGTGGCAGAAAAACGGTGTAAACATAAGCGGTGCTACAAACACAAATTTCTATGCCAAAGATTCCGCCTTATACCGTGTAGTGGTACATTCCTCTGATCCTGCAGTAGGTTGTGTAAAATATTCTCCGGGAATTTTCATTACCATCAATCCCTTGCCTGACACAGCCGTTCATTACAGCGGCAAGCTTGAATTCTGTCAGGGAGCAAACGTAACACTCAATGCTTCGTTTGGCAACACCTATAAATGGCTGCTTTCCGGCACGCCCATATCAGGTGCCACAGGTGCAAGTTATACCGCTTCAACGTCAGGTAAGTATCGTGCTGTACTTACAAGCAACAAAGGCTGCCGCGATTCTTCCCGTACATTTACCGTTGTTGCAGAACCTGTTCCCGCTCCGCTCCTTACACCTGCCGGTAAGTTTACGATCTGCCAGGGCGATACCGTTTTTATGCAGACCACTGCAACACCCACATTTTCCTATCAGTGGTACAGAAACAATATTCTGCTGACACATGATACACTTACTGCTTACAAAGCCTTTACAGCAGGCCGGTACAAAGTGCAGGTAAAAAACAGATTGGGCTGCGCCACCTTTTCCCCGGAAGATACCGTACTGGTGAATTCTGCACCAGCAGCAAACATAACAAGCAGCGGCAGTTTAACAAGCTGTCCGTATACATTACCTACGCTGTATACCTCTGCCGATGCAACAACCAACACCGTTCAATGGCTGAAAGACGGAAGCGTGCTGCCTGTAAGCGGAAACGCTTATACGCCTTCGCAAAGCGGTGTATATCATGTACGGGTAAAAAATGCGATTAACTGCAGCAATGAATCCGCCAAGCTTACGGTAACGATCCATGCACAACCAACAGCTGCCGCTACGCTGGCGGGTAGCAGTAGCTTCTGCGCCGGAGATTCTGTGCGCATCACTGCAACTACCGGCACCTACACGTATTTATGGCAGCGCAACGGCATAACAGTGCCCGGTGCTCAATCCGCCGTATTTTACGGCAAACAGGCGGGCAGCTACCGCGTAATTCTTTCTGATAACAATCAATGCAGCGATACATCAGCTGTTGTACCGCTTACCTTATTCCCTGTTCCCACTGCTTCCATTCAGCCTTCAGGCAATCTAACCTTCTGCACCGGAGATTCTGTCCGGCTTGATGCTACTTCCGGTACCGGCTTATCTTACGAATGGTTCCTGAACGGAACAGCGGTGCCAGGCATGAACAGCCGCACACAAACAATCAAAACAAGCGGTGATTATACCGTGCGCGTATACAACAGCATTGGCTGTGCCGACACATCCGCAGCATTTAATATCCATGTATACACTGTTCCGCCGAATACGGTAACCTACTCCGGGCCGCTGGAATTCTGTGCCGGCGGACAGGTAACGCTTTCAGCGGCAGAAGATCCCGCTTTCCTGTATCAATGGAGAAAAAATAATGTAACGGTTGCATCCGGAGGAAACAGTGCCAGCTATAGCGTTACCACTTCGGGCACGTATACGGTTGTTGTTTCCATCAATGCGAAATGTACCAGTACATCCGGTCCGCATACGGTTACTGTAAAACCGATGGTGAAACCGGTGATCACGGTTGACAACGAATTTATTTCTACCGCTTCTTTCCTTTCCTATCAATGGTATAAAAACGGTTCGCCTGTTGCAGGCGCCGTGAACCAGATTTATAAAGTAACAGAAAACGGACAGTATTCGCTGCAGGTAAGCGATGTAAGCACATGCAGTGCAGAGGCCGATCCGGTAACCGTATGTATTCCTGTTCCGCATATACAGTCTAACGGAAATGTACTGAGCGCTACCCCCGGCAGCAGCTATCAATGGTACGTAAACAACGTGGCTATATCCAACGCAACAAGCCAGTCGTATCTGGTGAATGCAACCGGCGATTACAAAATACGCGTAAGCCGTGCCGATGGCTGTACCTCTTTCTCCAACACACTTCACATCTGCATGCCGCCGCCTGTTATTACAGCCGGTGAAAATTATGTACTTACTTCTTCTCCCGGATTAACGTATCAGTGGTTCCTGAACGGAACGGCCATACCGGATGCAGATACACGCATTATTGTTGCCGCAGAAACCGGCGATTACACCGTACAGGTACAGGATCTTTCCGGATGTATTTCTGTATCCGTGCCGGTATATATTTTTGTAGACATGCTATCCATTACAAACGGGTTCAGAAATGCTTCCGTACGGTGTTATCCAAACCCGTTCGACAACCGCATCAGCATTGATGTACAGTCGTTATCCCTGCTGCCGCTGAACGCATCTGTATATGACATGAATGGCAGCCTGCTTACAGAACAGCTCTTAATCAATGCCGAAGAAAGTATGCCCACAGACCAGCTTCCTCCGGGCTCTTATGTGCTGCTGCTGACAACAGCCTCTGACAGATTTTATTACAAGCTTCTTAAAATGCCGAAATAATGTACCGTGTTTTAGTTCTTATGGTTTTACTTGTAACAGCGTTGAATGCCGGCGCACAGAATGGCAGCCGCTACCTGAAAGCAGAGCGGTATACCTTTCCGGAAACCGGCCTGAGCATTCAGGCACCGCAGCATTTCGATACTACTTATATGTACAAAGGGTTACTGCACAAAGCAACCTCAAGTTCGCTGGTATCAACCAAAGCAGCCGGCAGAAATCCGATCGCTTTTAACCAGGGGCTGACGAAAGAATATTTCAGCACACAAAATCTTGTACTGATTAAATCTGAAAAAATGGTAACCGCTCATTGGGAAGGCGTGCTGTATTACCTCACGTTTGAAGTTAAAAATGTGAAGATGCAGCGCATGATGCTGGTCACAGGCACCTACAACGATACCTATATTATCATGGCAAACTTTCCCGACATGTTCGCCTCGCAATTGACCGTACCGATACGGGAAAGTATGTTCACGTTACTGTTTTAAACATGAAGCGGAATACAACATATAGTATTTATACCTGCAGTAATGCGTTACTGAACACGCTGAAAGTGTCTCTGCTTTTGGGTGCGCTGCTGTGCAGCCTGACTGCGCAGGCACAAACCAAAACGGTTGAGCACGATGTAGTCTTTGAAACCGATTCCATGCAATCGATGTGGGGGCCGGGCGAAGGATTTAACATTAACCGCACGACAAATTTTTTCGATCGTTTTGAAAGTTCGTATCCGTTTGATACGCGCCCGGGCTCCATCTTTTCTGTTGCCGGTTTTAAATTCGGTGCGGGTATCTGGGGCAGATTTGCGTTTGGTATCGGCCCGCTGGCCTTTAAAGTAAGCGGTTTCGAAGGCGGCGGTGTTGGTGTCAAATACCCCATCAAAACCAGCCTCGTACTTCCGGAGGACTCTACGTTTAATGCCGGTGAAACCGTTACCATAAAGACGGATTATACCGTACAGGAAGATTTCGAATTAAATACTGCATACCCGGCTACCGGCGAAGTGAGTCTGGACATGCCGATCATGTTTGACATGAAGGTTGGTATTGACGTCTGCTTGTTTGAATGTTTCAGCATCCGCATCTTCCCGCCTGATTTTGCGGGCGATGCCATTCCGGACCCGCTGGTTGATATAAACTGGGTTATTCTTAAAGTGAATAAAGATGAGATCACCTACCCGTGTCTGAATATTCCGCCTGTATGCAGCATTGACATTCCGGAAGGCTCTACATCCGGTACCTTACCCGCAAGTTCGCCGTTGAGTGGCAGCGTTAAAATTCCGCATGTAGAAACAACGGCATCAAAAGAAGGTAAAGACCTTGTGGCCAGCGGCGGTGACCCATACCTGATCCCAAGCCTGGATATCATTCAGCTGCTCAGCTTTGCGCCCCCGCCGATCGGTACCTTTTTCGGTATCCTCAGTTCTGGCCTGCAGATTCCTCCCGGCGGCATCAGGGACTTTGGCGGTACACGGCGCTTTATCGGCTTAAACTGGACCTTGTTCACGATGAACCTGAACATGCCCGTTTCACAATCTCAGCAGTTCCGCTTCCACCCTACCGTCAACCTCAAGCTGCGGCTGCCCGTGGATGTGCGGTATGTATACACGGATATAAAAGAAGGAAATATTGTTGAAGGAACGGATTCCATCATCGACGTACCGCTTGGTGCCGATCTGAAGATCCAGTATCCTTGCAACATGTCGCACATGGATATGCATGCGAGTTATGTAATCTCTACAAATGAATTTTCCAACCGTACCTACGACCACGTAGATGTTGAACTGGTCTTTACCGCATTTGAATTTGGCATTGAATTTCCGGATTTCGATATTATTCCCCGCTTCTGCATCAGCATTCCGGTGGTAGGCGATCTGTGTTTTCAGCTTACCGTACCAGGCTTTGAAATCAGTATCGGTCCGCTGGTACAGCCGCCGCCGGTGCACCTGGCAGGCTTTGATCTTCCCGATTATGTAAACCGTACCTGGGAACTGGAAGGTTTTTCAGAGCAATATATTACGGAACCCTTCCGGCTTGTACCAAGAAAAATTAAGACAACTGTTGCCGTCAGTAATGCCCTGTGCTTCGGTACAGCCACAGGCGGTGCTTCCTTTGATGTAACCGGCGTCACTGCACCTGTCGCCTATCAGTGGTCTACAGGCAGTACATCTAAAGACCTGAGTGCCGCTCCGGCAGGAAGACAGTATGTTATTGCAACAGATGTAAATCAATGCCGGGTACATGCCGATGCGCTGATCAGTCAGCCGGATCCGATCCGTACCGCAATCGCTGCCTCAAACCTGGTCTGCTATAATGATTTTACCGGAACAGCTTCTGTTACGGCTTCCGGTGGTATTCCTTCCTATACCTATGCATGGACAAACGGACAAACATCTGCTGCTCCAACAGGATTGCCGGCAGGCAAACACGTTGTTACCATAACAGATGCGAACGGATGTAAACAATCCGATTCGGTTCTGCTTGCACAGCCACCGGACATCCGCGCAGTGATTCTGAATGCGGTAAACCCTACCTGTTTCGGAAAAGCAGACGGCTCTGTATCCCTGGATATAAGCGGCGGTGTGCAGCCGTACTTTTATCAGTGGACCAATGGTGCATTCGACAAGGATATACGCCTGCTGTCCGGAGGAACCTATGCCGTAAACATGCGGGATGCAAACGGATGTACGCGTGATCTGAGCGCTACGCTGGTTGAACCTTCACAGCTGCTGCCCACACTTTCAGTATTAAGCGATGTGGCTTGCCTTGGTGGCAGGAATGGAAGCATCCTCGCTGATGTCAGCGGGGGAACACAGCCGTACCGCTATACCTGGAAAAATGCAGACCTGGAATTAAGTGCTGTTTCCAATCTTATCAGCAGTCTGCCGGCAGGGGTTTATTCTCTGACTGTGCAGGATAAAAATAATTGTACGGCAGACAGCTACATTGAAATTACAGCCCCGCAGTTTATACTGGAAAGCAGTGTAACCAAAACAGACCTGAGCTGTGCCAATGGTACGGATGGAACAGCGCAGGTAGCCGTAACCGGCGGCACCTCGCCTTACCTGATCAGCTGGTCAAACGGTGCAAGCGGTACATCCGCTTCTGATCTTGCAGCCGGTACCTATACAATCAATATACTGGATTCTAAAGGATGCGCAACGGTTAACAAAGCAGTGATTGCTTCTCCATCCGGCATGCTTGTTACAATTTCAGTGAAAGACATCTCCTGTGCAGATCAGCAGGACGGAGAACTGCAGGCTGCGGTAACAAAAGGTACGCCGCCGTATACCTATCTGTGGTCAAACGGTTCTGCCGAACCTTCCCTGAAAGACCTTGCTGCCGGCATATATACCCTTACGGTTACAGATAAAAAATCCTGTACACATACCGCGGATGCTACGGTTGCCGCCGGAAACGGAGATTGCCTCTTTATTCCGGATGCCTTCTCTCCCAACAACGACGGTGTAAATGACCGCTGGGTATTACGCAACATCCGGCTTTATCCGAATAACACCATGCAGGTATTCAATCAATGGGGACAGCAGTTATACAGCGCGTCCCCGTATCTCGAACCATGGGACGGCAGGCACAACGGTAACTTATTGCCGCCGGCAACCTATTATTATATTTTCAGCAAAGGTGATGGTTCTGCTTCTGTAACGAGCCCGCTCACTATTATAAAATAAGTACAGGAATTATGAAAAAAATCTTTCTGTTCGTATTTGTGTTGTGCTGCATGTCTTTTTATAGCTATGCAGACTATGTCCCGTGCAGCTTCACTGTTGCCTTTGACAAACAAGACGTCAGGTGCCACGGAGAAAAAAGCGGATCGGCCAGGGTTCGTGTAAATATTCCATCCGGCATCGCTTACACTATTGAATGGTTTGACGGTATCACAACCGATGTACACGCCAATCTTCCGGCCGGAACATTTTTTGTTAAGATAACCGACCAGACCGGATGCAACGCCAATTATTTTGTAACACTCGCGGAACCCGATCCGTTGGCCGTCACTGCAGACGTAACAGACCTGCGCTGCTATCAGACACCGGAAGGAAAAATAACACTCGTTGTAACAGGCGGCACACCAACCTATTCCTATCAGTGGAGCAACGGTGAAACATCTGCCGATGTAGCAGGGTTAGCGGCCGGTAACTATTCCGTACAGGTAGAAGATACCAAAGGCTGCATTGCCAGCCTGAGCAGTATGGTTAAACAGCCCACACAATTACTTTCTTCCTATGAAGTAAAAAATGTTTCCTGCTTCGGAGGCAGCGATGGTACCATTGATCTTACTGCTTTCGGAGGTTTTCCCTTCTATACCTATACCTGGGACGACGGCACGCAGCTGCAGGATGTCTATAACCTGAAAGCAGGCGTACACGACGTAACCATTAAAGACGTGAACGGCTGCATAAAGCTTACATCCATCATTGTAAACCAGCCAGACCCCATCACGACAGAAAAAGTTATTACCGATGTAAAATGTTACGGCTTTAAAGACGGCATCATTGACCTCACCGTAAGCGGCGGCGTTATGCCGTATACATTTAAATGGTCTACGCCTGAAATTGTACTCGGGCAAACGGAAGAAGACCTGGCGAACATTCCCGTAGGCACCTACTACCTGCTGATCAGGGATTTTTTTCAATGTGAATTTTACGATACCATGAACGTAAAGGAATCGTTCCTGCTTGTTACCAATCTTGACATTTCAGACGCGGTCTGTTACGACAGTTCCAACGCCAGCATTGACCTTACTGTAACAGGAGGCTTACCTCCGTACTCCTACTTATGGTCAAGCGGACAAACCACACAGGATATTTCTGCGGTGCATGCAGGTATCTATAACGTACTGATTGATGATGTGAACGGCTGTACTGCACTGGTACAGGGCGAAATTAAACAGCCGGATAATCTTACGTTTGGGTTTTCGGTAAGTGAGGTTTCCTGTAAAGACAATGACGACGGAAGTATTGTAATGACCAACAGCGGTGCTGTAGCACCTTACAGCTATTCCTGGTCAAACGGCGTGGATACAAAAGACCTGTATGACCTGCTTGGGAATAATTATACCATAACGGTAACAGATGCACATGCCTGTCCGTTCTCTGCAACCGTTACGGTGCCTACCAACCCGAGAGCCTGTATTACGCTGATCACGATACCCAACGCGTTCTCCCCGAACGGCGACAATACCAATGATGTGTGGGTGATCCGCGATTCGGATCTGTATCCGGATATAAAAGTAAAAGTCATTAACCAATGGGGTGAAACCATTTTCTCTTCTACCGGTTACCAGGAGCCGTGGGACGGTACCTACAAAGGGCATGACGTTTCCGGCGGCACGTATTATTATGAAGTAAATTTACATTCCGGTGATGATGTACCATTCAGCGGAACATTAACGGTTATCCGATAACAGCATTTGTTTATGAAACGCATATTCAGCATTCTTGTGGTATTGACACTGAGCCTGAACGTACAGGCCCAGCAGTGGGCCTTATACAGCCAGTACATGTTCAATCAGTTTATATTGAACCCGGCTGTTGCAGGCTCAGATGAAAAAATTCCTGTAATGGCAACGGTGCGCCGCCAGTGGCAGGGCATGAAAGATGCCCCGGTTACACAATCCCTTTCCGCACACGCCTACACCGGCCAGTATGTAGGGCTTGGCCTCAACATCTTTAATGAGGTAGCCGGCCCCAGCAGACGCACGGGCTTAAGTTTCTCTGCTGCGCGCCACTTCCAGGTAAGCAAAGCAAGCGATACCTGGTTCTCCTTCGGCCTGTCCGGCACCTTTTACCAATTCGGCTTTGATCCGAACAAGCTGCATTTCGACCAGCCCAATGATCCGGTTATTACTACGGCTGCAATCACGAAATTTATTCCCGATGCAGCTGCCGGTGTGTATTTATACAACTCGCAGTATTATGTCGGATTTTCCGCGCAGAACCTCGCGCAGACACCGATCAACTTATTTGATATCGCGGATAAGAATTACAACCCGGCCAGCCGTGTCTTCTTTTTATCTGCCGGGTATGAATTTGTAGTGAGTGAAAATTTAAGTATTGAACCTTCTACCCTGGTACGTAAAGTATTCGCCGCACCCTATCAGATTGATCTGAATGTTAAAGCAAACATTGTGAAACATTTTACCGTTGGTGCATCGTACAGAAGCAGCGATGCGGTAGTAGCGCTGGTGGGTATTAATATTCCCAGCATCTTTATTGGCTACAGCTATGACATCACACTCAATCCGTTGAAGAGCTACAGCAGGGGAACACATGAAATCTATGTAACCGTTAAGCTGCAGAATGCGCTGCACAAAAACGGCACGCATTTCAACAATCACCACAATACCCGCGGACATGGCCACCGCCCGGCACAACGCAACGGTGGTAAAAACCCGTATAAACTGCCAGTGCAGTAGGGACAACCTTTACGGTTGTCCGTTAATACAGCAGGGGCAACCTTCACGGTTGCCCTGCATTATGGGATTTCTGTAATACAAATGCTACAGGGTATAATGTTTCATTTTTCGTATGTGTGATCTTTGTGCCCATAAATGTTTTATAAAAAAGGCAACCGTTTAAAAAGGCAACCGTGAAGGTTGCCCCTACCATTATGACTGAAAAATTACCCCTGTATCACAAACTGGCCGTTATCACAATCGGACTTTTCGTTTTCTTTTATGTATTATTTTTGGG
It encodes the following:
- a CDS encoding T9SS type A sorting domain-containing protein, yielding MKKFLFLAAVCGIAFTQIAQAQWISSGNTRSISLGQSIARDASGNVYGTGTFTCDLIIQQDTLHNPSCGSATTLPLAVSRFDGYLVKYTADGKLLWSRQITGNETNTLFEITGVSASPSALFITGHYKGSLTFGSTVVTNSTAVNDAFVACYDLNGNFLWVKTQFARKAADEATAASISAGTDGSVVFTGKYKGAFISSNDADTIRSSTYAFYLMKFNASGTYLWLKSSKGKNGGSRAEGKDLWQDTNGNIFLTGNVTDTVFVQSDTLTFATGTSGIFISKFNSSGKLTWLKKERAAHVNTIELEKSQKFFLLGGDYKNNNKLDTTTLTTAASYGGYVARYDTAGVMQWVKTLTVPAADSAAVVFGITGDTDGSVYATGIFGKKTSSGAVLTAGSKSITASPGFTFYVAKYKQDGTTQWLQSYANGKTDAGTDIVAYDSSQVFITGYFNTSMRIDSSVVSNSSVGLNAFVARIDACPFFSATVKTPASVVACKKDSILLQAVTGSGLIYQWQKNGVNISGATNTNFYAKDSALYRVVVHSSDPAVGCVKYSPGIFITINPLPDTAVHYSGKLEFCQGANVTLNASFGNTYKWLLSGTPISGATGASYTASTSGKYRAVLTSNKGCRDSSRTFTVVAEPVPAPLLTPAGKFTICQGDTVFMQTTATPTFSYQWYRNNILLTHDTLTAYKAFTAGRYKVQVKNRLGCATFSPEDTVLVNSAPAANITSSGSLTSCPYTLPTLYTSADATTNTVQWLKDGSVLPVSGNAYTPSQSGVYHVRVKNAINCSNESAKLTVTIHAQPTAAATLAGSSSFCAGDSVRITATTGTYTYLWQRNGITVPGAQSAVFYGKQAGSYRVILSDNNQCSDTSAVVPLTLFPVPTASIQPSGNLTFCTGDSVRLDATSGTGLSYEWFLNGTAVPGMNSRTQTIKTSGDYTVRVYNSIGCADTSAAFNIHVYTVPPNTVTYSGPLEFCAGGQVTLSAAEDPAFLYQWRKNNVTVASGGNSASYSVTTSGTYTVVVSINAKCTSTSGPHTVTVKPMVKPVITVDNEFISTASFLSYQWYKNGSPVAGAVNQIYKVTENGQYSLQVSDVSTCSAEADPVTVCIPVPHIQSNGNVLSATPGSSYQWYVNNVAISNATSQSYLVNATGDYKIRVSRADGCTSFSNTLHICMPPPVITAGENYVLTSSPGLTYQWFLNGTAIPDADTRIIVAAETGDYTVQVQDLSGCISVSVPVYIFVDMLSITNGFRNASVRCYPNPFDNRISIDVQSLSLLPLNASVYDMNGSLLTEQLLINAEESMPTDQLPPGSYVLLLTTASDRFYYKLLKMPK
- a CDS encoding gliding motility-associated C-terminal domain-containing protein, whose amino-acid sequence is MKRNTTYSIYTCSNALLNTLKVSLLLGALLCSLTAQAQTKTVEHDVVFETDSMQSMWGPGEGFNINRTTNFFDRFESSYPFDTRPGSIFSVAGFKFGAGIWGRFAFGIGPLAFKVSGFEGGGVGVKYPIKTSLVLPEDSTFNAGETVTIKTDYTVQEDFELNTAYPATGEVSLDMPIMFDMKVGIDVCLFECFSIRIFPPDFAGDAIPDPLVDINWVILKVNKDEITYPCLNIPPVCSIDIPEGSTSGTLPASSPLSGSVKIPHVETTASKEGKDLVASGGDPYLIPSLDIIQLLSFAPPPIGTFFGILSSGLQIPPGGIRDFGGTRRFIGLNWTLFTMNLNMPVSQSQQFRFHPTVNLKLRLPVDVRYVYTDIKEGNIVEGTDSIIDVPLGADLKIQYPCNMSHMDMHASYVISTNEFSNRTYDHVDVELVFTAFEFGIEFPDFDIIPRFCISIPVVGDLCFQLTVPGFEISIGPLVQPPPVHLAGFDLPDYVNRTWELEGFSEQYITEPFRLVPRKIKTTVAVSNALCFGTATGGASFDVTGVTAPVAYQWSTGSTSKDLSAAPAGRQYVIATDVNQCRVHADALISQPDPIRTAIAASNLVCYNDFTGTASVTASGGIPSYTYAWTNGQTSAAPTGLPAGKHVVTITDANGCKQSDSVLLAQPPDIRAVILNAVNPTCFGKADGSVSLDISGGVQPYFYQWTNGAFDKDIRLLSGGTYAVNMRDANGCTRDLSATLVEPSQLLPTLSVLSDVACLGGRNGSILADVSGGTQPYRYTWKNADLELSAVSNLISSLPAGVYSLTVQDKNNCTADSYIEITAPQFILESSVTKTDLSCANGTDGTAQVAVTGGTSPYLISWSNGASGTSASDLAAGTYTINILDSKGCATVNKAVIASPSGMLVTISVKDISCADQQDGELQAAVTKGTPPYTYLWSNGSAEPSLKDLAAGIYTLTVTDKKSCTHTADATVAAGNGDCLFIPDAFSPNNDGVNDRWVLRNIRLYPNNTMQVFNQWGQQLYSASPYLEPWDGRHNGNLLPPATYYYIFSKGDGSASVTSPLTIIK
- a CDS encoding gliding motility-associated C-terminal domain-containing protein; this translates as MKKIFLFVFVLCCMSFYSYADYVPCSFTVAFDKQDVRCHGEKSGSARVRVNIPSGIAYTIEWFDGITTDVHANLPAGTFFVKITDQTGCNANYFVTLAEPDPLAVTADVTDLRCYQTPEGKITLVVTGGTPTYSYQWSNGETSADVAGLAAGNYSVQVEDTKGCIASLSSMVKQPTQLLSSYEVKNVSCFGGSDGTIDLTAFGGFPFYTYTWDDGTQLQDVYNLKAGVHDVTIKDVNGCIKLTSIIVNQPDPITTEKVITDVKCYGFKDGIIDLTVSGGVMPYTFKWSTPEIVLGQTEEDLANIPVGTYYLLIRDFFQCEFYDTMNVKESFLLVTNLDISDAVCYDSSNASIDLTVTGGLPPYSYLWSSGQTTQDISAVHAGIYNVLIDDVNGCTALVQGEIKQPDNLTFGFSVSEVSCKDNDDGSIVMTNSGAVAPYSYSWSNGVDTKDLYDLLGNNYTITVTDAHACPFSATVTVPTNPRACITLITIPNAFSPNGDNTNDVWVIRDSDLYPDIKVKVINQWGETIFSSTGYQEPWDGTYKGHDVSGGTYYYEVNLHSGDDVPFSGTLTVIR
- a CDS encoding PorP/SprF family type IX secretion system membrane protein, which encodes MKRIFSILVVLTLSLNVQAQQWALYSQYMFNQFILNPAVAGSDEKIPVMATVRRQWQGMKDAPVTQSLSAHAYTGQYVGLGLNIFNEVAGPSRRTGLSFSAARHFQVSKASDTWFSFGLSGTFYQFGFDPNKLHFDQPNDPVITTAAITKFIPDAAAGVYLYNSQYYVGFSAQNLAQTPINLFDIADKNYNPASRVFFLSAGYEFVVSENLSIEPSTLVRKVFAAPYQIDLNVKANIVKHFTVGASYRSSDAVVALVGINIPSIFIGYSYDITLNPLKSYSRGTHEIYVTVKLQNALHKNGTHFNNHHNTRGHGHRPAQRNGGKNPYKLPVQ